The Takifugu rubripes chromosome 7, fTakRub1.2, whole genome shotgun sequence genome has a segment encoding these proteins:
- the thbs3a gene encoding thrombospondin-3a has translation MIRMLVIPVLLSVLCARQATGVPDGPGAQVIDVLALQDSKQSLAAVEKLSAALASLSDLYVLATFRLPPKLGGVLFGVYSRQDHRKYLELAVMGKINKVVARYLRADGKIHTVNLQNAIVSDGRVHSIILRLGALQRDHINVELYVDCRLADSSQGAPPLVPLPGEVELVEIRHGQKAYNRLQGAVESLRLLLGGTVASAGALNDCPFQGDSTNYNSVNRDVNSLLGDHTKALIGQLIIFNQILGELRLDIREQVKEMALIRNSIMECQVCGFHEPRSRCSPNPCYKGVSCMESLHYPGYTCGPCPPGTTGNGTHCQDLDECSLQPCFSPGACVNTVGGFSCLPCPPGLWGAPLAGTGLDYAKTHKQECVDVDECLDLPDACVSNSVCVNTVGSYKCGGCKPGFLGNQTSGCLPRQSCAALAFNPCDVNAHCTMERNGEVACRCNVGWAGNGHTCGVDTDIDGYPDRSLPCLDNHKHCKQDNCRYTPNSGQEDADNDGVGDQCDEDADGDGIKNVEDNCRLVPNKDQQNSDSDSYGDACDNCPNVSNSDQRDTDGNGKGDACDLDIDGDGIPNVLDNCAKVPNPMQTDRDKDGVGDACDSCPELSNPMQTDIDNDLVGDVCDTNQDTDGDGHQDSRDNCPDIPNSSQLDSDNDGLGDDCDHDDDNDGVLDDYDNCRLIVNPNQKDSDVNGVGDVCENDFDNDAVWDLIDVCPESAEVTLTDFRAYQTVILDPEGDAQIDPNWVVLNQGMEIIQTMNSDPGLAVGYTAFNGVDFEGTFHVNTVTDDDYAGFIFGYQDSSSFYVLMWKQTEQLYWQSLPFKALATPALQLKAVKSRTGPGEFLRNALWHTGDTLGEVKLLWKDPRNVGWRDRTSYRWQLSHRPQVGYIRVRLFEGTDMVADSGVVIDTTMRGGRLGVFCFSQENIIWSNLRYRCNDTVPEDFQLHRKQVLMHIQV, from the exons ATGATCCGGATGCTTGTGATCCCGGTTCTGTTAAGCGTCTTGTGTGCTCGCCAGGCGACAGGAGTACCGGACGGTCCGGGCGCTCAAG TCATAGACGTGCTGGCTCTCCAGGACTCCAAGCAGAGTCTGGCTGCCGTGGAGAAGCTGTCGGCCGCCTTGGCGTCGCTCTCTGACCTCTACGTGCTGGCGACCTTCAGGCTGCCCCCCAAGCTGGGCGGGGTCCTGTTTGGTGTCTACAGCAGACAGGACCACAGGAAGTACCTGGAGCTGGCCGTCATGGGCAAGATCAATAAAG TGGTGGCCCGGTACCTTAGAGCTGATGGGAAGATTCACACCGTGAACCTCCAGAACGCCATTGTCTCCGATGGCCGCGTTCACTCCATCATCCTGCGTCTCGGTGCCCTCCAGCGTGACCACATCAACGTCGAGCTCTACGTCGACTGCCGATTGGCTGACTCCAGCCAGGGCGCGCCACCGTTGGTTCCTCTGCCAGGGGAAGTGGAGCTGGTGGAAATCAGGCATGGGCAGAAGGCCTACAATCGCCTGCAG GGTGCGGTGGAGTCCCTCAGGCTGCTTCTAGGGGGCACTGTGGCCAGTGCTGGTGCTCTGAATGACTGTCCTTTCCAGGGAGACTCAACAAACTACAACTCAG TGAACAGAGACGTCAACTCTTTACTGG gtgatcacacCAAAGCTCTGATTGGTCAACTCATCATCTTTAACCAGATACTAGGAGAGCTGCGATTGGACATCCGAGAGCAG GTGAAGGAGATGGCTCTGATCAGAAACAGCATCATGGAGTGTCAAGTGTGTG GTTTTCATGAGCCTCGCTCTCGCTGCTCTCCTAACCCTTGCTATAAGGGCGTGTCCTGTATGGAGAGTCTTCACTATCCTGGGTACACCTGTGGACCCTGTCCTCCTGGAACCACCGGCAATGGGACGCACTGTCAAGACCTTGATGAG TGTTCACTGCAGCCTTGTTTCTCTCCCGGTGCCTGTGTGAACACTGTGGGGGGGTTTAGCTGTCTGCCTTGCCCTCCAGGCCTGTGGGGGGCGCCACTGGCTGGAACAGGACTGGACTACGCCAAGACGCACAAACAG GAGTGTGTCGACGTCGATGAGTGTTTGGACCTCCCGGATGCTTGCGTCTCTAACTCGGTGTGCGTCAACACTGTG GGTTCATATAAGTGTGGAGGATGTAAACCTGGTTTCCTGGGCAACCAAACATCAGGATGCTTGCCCAGACAGTCGTGTGCTGCGCTGGCCTTTAACCCCTGTGACGTAAACGCACACTGCACCATGGAACGAAACGGCGAGGTGGCTTGCAGG TGTAATGTGGGTTGGGCCGGTAATGGTCACACGTGTGGGGTGGACACGGACATCGACGGGTATCCCGACCGCTCTCTGCCGTGCCTGGACAACCACAAACACTGCAAACAG GACAACTGCCGGTACACGCCAAACTCCGGCCAAGAGGACGCAGACAACGACGGCGTGGGCGATCAGTGCGACGAGGACGCCGATGGAGACGGCATCAAAAACGTGGAG GACAACTGTCGTCTGGTCCCGAACAAAGACCAGCAGAACTCCGACAGCGACTCATACGGAGACGCCTGCGATAACTGTCCCAACGTCTCAAACAGTGACCAGCGGGACACTGACGGGAATGGAAAAGGCGACGCCTGCGACCTGGACATCGACGGCGACG gtatCCCAAATGTTCTGGACAACTGTGCAAAGGTGCCAAACCcaatgcagacagacagagacaaggACGGCGTGGGAGACGCCTGCGACAGCTGTCCAGAACTCAGTAACCCCATGCAG ACGGACATCGACAATGACCTGGTGGGAGACGTTTGTGACACCAACCAGGACAC GGATGGGGACGGTCACCAAGACAGCAGAGACAACTGTCCTGACATCCCCAACAGCTCCCAGCTGGACTCGGACAACGACGGCCTCGGAGACGACTGTGACCATGACGACGACAACGACGGCGTCCTGGATGATTATGACAACTGTCGACTGATCGTCAACCCCAACCAGAAAGACTCAGACG tcaacGGCGTGGGCGACGTCTGCGAGAATGACTTTGATAACGACGCTGTGTGGGATTTGATTGACGTGTGTCCGGAGAGCGCTGAGGTCACGCTGACGGACTTCCGAGCCTATCAGACGGTGATCCTGGACCCAGAGGGTGATGCCCAGATTGACCCCAACTGGGTGGTTCTGAACCAG GGGATGGAGATCATCCAGACCATGAACAGCGATCCGGGTCTGGCTGTGG GATACACGGCGTTTAACGGCGTGGACTTTGAGGGGACGTTTCACGTCAACACGGTGACGGACGACGACTACGCCGGGTTCATCTTCGGGTATCAGGACTCATCGAGTTTCTACGTTTTGATGTGGAAGCAGACGGAACAGCTGTACTGGCAGTCCCTCCCCTTTAAAGCCCTGGCCACGCCCGCTCTCCAGCTGAAG GCGGTCAAGTCTCGAACCGGACCAGGAGAATTCCTCAGGAACGCCCTGTGGCACACCGGGGACACGCTTGGAGAGGTGAAGCTGCTCTGGAAGGACCCGCGGAATGTGGGCTGGAGGGACAGGACATCGTACCGCTGGCAACTCAGCCACAGGCCACAGGTGGGCTACATCAG GGTGAGACTGTTCGAAGGGACGGACATGGTGGCCGACTCCGGCGTTGTGATTGACACCACCATGAGAGGCGGCCGACTGggggttttctgtttttcccagGAAAACATCATCTGGTCCAACCTTCGCTACAGATGTAACG ATACGGTCCCTGAAGATTTTCAGCTTCACCGGAAACAAGTTCTGATGCACATTCaagtgtga
- the LOC101079891 gene encoding LOW QUALITY PROTEIN: metaxin-1-like (The sequence of the model RefSeq protein was modified relative to this genomic sequence to represent the inferred CDS: inserted 1 base in 1 codon; deleted 2 bases in 1 codon), translated as MAAPDELFCWEGDWGLPSVDTDCLVVLAYAKFAGAPLKLQKLSNPWRSPSGSLPVLRTSHKETLSRPSDIIIHLRKQKFNADFDLSAKEGADSLAFISLVEEKLRPALIYTFWVEPKNYVDVTRCWYAEHLPFPLNFFLPGQMQRHQLNKLCLQRGDESLEVGDELEKELYQDAAECMNLLSQRLGSHKFFFGDSPSSLDAYVFGHLAPILRCKLPNMKLQQHLKSLDNLSNFCSNVLLLYFPRDGRESCAQKTPSLAADGADFEHVPNKRRKQLLSXLVALGAMLANALLTGMVSIQQVQQEELQAIGPEEEEGDG; from the exons GCTTATGCTAAGTTTGCAGGTGCTCCTCTCAAACTGCAGAAGCTCTCAAACCCCTGGAGGAGTCCCAGCG GCTCCCTGCCGGTGCTACGAACCAGTCACAAAGAAACTCTGTCCAGACCGTCTGACATCATCATTCACCTCAGGAAGCAG aaattCAACGCTGACTTTGATCTTTCGGCGAAGGAGGGCGCTGACAGCCTGGCGTTCATCTCTTTGGTAGAAGAGAAGCTCCGCCCTGCTCTG ATCTACACCTTTTGGGTGGAACCAAAGAACTACGTGGACGTGACGCGCTGTTGGTACGCTGAGCACCTCCCGTTTCCTCTCAATTTCTTCCTGCCGGGACAAATGCAGCGCCATCAGCTGAACAAGCTGTGTCTGCAGCGAGGCGACGAGAGCCTGGAGGTTGGGGACGAGCTGGAGAAAGAG CTCTATCAGGATGCTGCCGAGTGTATGAACCTGCTGTCCCAGCGACTCGGCTCACACAAGTTCTTCTTCGGAGACTC GCCTTCCTCTCTGGACGCCTACGTGTTTGGTCACCTGGCGCCAATCCTCAGGTGTAAACTACCCAACatgaaactgcagcagcacctgaagTCTCTGGACAACCTGAGCAACTTCTGCAGCAACGTCCTGCTCCTGTACTTCCCCCGAGACGGGCGAG AAAGTTGTGCTCAGAAGACGCCCTCCCTCGCCGCCGACGGCGCAGATTTCGAGCACGTGCCCAACAAGcgcaggaagcagctgctgt CTCTGGTGGCGCTGGGCGCCATGCTG GCTAACGCCCTGCTGACCGGCATGGTGTCCAtccagcaggtgcagcaggaggagctgcaggccaTCGGccccgaggaagaggagggggacgGCTGA